One Rissa tridactyla isolate bRisTri1 chromosome 4, bRisTri1.patW.cur.20221130, whole genome shotgun sequence DNA window includes the following coding sequences:
- the CLMN gene encoding calmin, producing MAGQEWDWFQREELIGHISDIRVQNLQVERENVQKRTFTRWINLHLGKCKPPLKVKDLFIDIQDGKILMALLEVLSGQKLMHEYKSSTHRIFRLNNIAKALKFLEDSNVKLVSIDAAEIADGNSSLVLGLIWNIILFFQIKELTGNLNRNSSSSSLSSGPSGPESDTSHPSTPSVERNMSITVKDQRKAIRALLIWVQRKTRKYGVAVQDFASSWRSGLAFLAIIKAIESTLVDMKQALEKSARENLEDAFSIAQNKLGVPRLLEPEDIMVESPDEQSIVTYVAQFLEHFPELEGEDFTDPDKELPIESTYVHIKDTPSEEESKILILNESEENMYTVNHERSHPAPPKVHIHDTPESIPSETVPEKCNGKLSHVLGDAQEMSEEEPQRPTSLKITGSVSFDSNSSWEVLSDKFMPGDGGTSYPLKHNDELSPAVLTDQKNSVDSFEDYSEELTKETSTEYDNETKSLSANTSSLSPLSWTSGILTDESINKVEETKPQTSILLPEDTSKQEDTHQYVLHLLNEEILKLPQNEHTKQSPLFETTETNHCSLNGSNLKSQELSTQHETSDDSLSDVPKTSEDLDSSDEVESSEEVLPSSSKVSVIPHDLFYYPHYNVPISAVLDAYLEPCIEGYDTGNDKASSETVTDVLHEKGLPEQNYEEDAPEPDLGNKLGGVPPSEMDTENGEEETADINSHINSSDEKEVPLLVGEELEIEKDGKKAINHQDSTIPQHPEQAIVEHLEDLSIAIKRPEKSSNREEEVKNMIEADDLQISEVATTALSQDKLEEIADCQEFTRTSDSDSNIHLRKRSPNTSEETCGEKKMTDMGENPLIIGKKKDLEASETPAPSHEITIAEQPELFYFIIFFWVLVYCLLLLPQLLSNKV from the exons TGCAAGCCTCCTCTGAAAGTGAAAGACTTGTTTATTGATATACAAGATGGCAAAATCTTGATGGCGCTACTGGAAGTCCTGTCAGGACAAAAGCTG ATGCACGAGTACAAATCTTCAACCCATCGCATTTTCCGTTTGAACAACATAGCCAAAGCACTTAAGTTCTTGGAGGACAGTAAC GTAAAGCTTGTTAGCATCGATGCAGCAGAAATAGCAGATGGAAATTCCTCTCTGGTACTTGGACTAATATGGAATATAATCTTGTTTTTTCAG ATTAAGGAGCTGACGGGCAACCTCAACCggaactcctcctcctccagcctctcctctggGCCCAGCGGTCCCGAGTCAGACACGTCCCACCCCAGCACTCCCAGCGTGGAGAGAAACATGTCCATTACTGTGAAGGACCAGCGGAAAGCTATCAGAGCCCTTTTAATCTGGGttcagaggaaaaccagaaa GTACGGTGTCGCAGTTCAGGACTttgccagcagctggaggagtGGCCTTGCTTTCTTAGCTATCATAAAAGCAATAGAGTCTACCTTGGTAGACATGAAGCAAGCACTGGAGAAATCGGCTCGAGAAAACCTGGAGGATGCTTTCAGTATAGCACAAAATAAGCTGGGTGTTCCTCGGCTCCTAGAACCAGAAG ATATCATGGTGGAGTCACCCGACGAGCAGTCAATTGTGACGTACGTGGCGCAATTTCTGGAACACTTCCCGGAGCTGGAAGGG GAAGACTTTACAGATCCTGACAAGGAGCTTCCAATTGAGTCCACATATGTCCACATCAAAGACACACCTTCAGAAGAAGAGAgcaaaattttgattttaaatgaaagtgaAGAAAACATGTATACTGTTAATCACGAAAGGAGTCATCCTGCTCCTCCAAAGGTTCATATTCATGACACACCTGAGAGCATTCCATCAGAAACCGTTCCTGAAAAATGTAATGGGAAATTGAGTCACGTGTTAGGTGATGCACAGGAAATGTCTGAAGAGGAGCCTCAGAGGCCTACCTCACTGAAAATTACAGGATCTGTCAGTTTTGATTCCAATTCCTCTTGGGAGGTTCTAAGTGATAAATTCATGCCAGGTGATGGAGGCACATCTTATCCACTGAAACACAACGATGAGCTTTCTCCAGCTGTTCTGACAGATCAGAAAAATTCTGTTGACTCTTTTGAAGACTACTCTGAAGAACTAACTAAAGAGACCTCTACGGAATATGATAACGAAACTAAGAGCCTTTCAGCCAACACTTCTTCTTTGAGTCCATTATCCTGGACTTCAGGTATACTTACAGATGAATCCATAAATAAAGTAGAAGAGACCAAACCACAAACTTCAATTCTTTTACCAGAAGATACCTCAAAACAAGAAGATACGCATCAGTACGTTCTTCATCTTCTAAATGAGGAAATACTGAAACTTCCACAGAATGAACATACAAAGCAATCACCTCTCTTTGAGACAACAGAAACTAACCATTGTTCACTGAATGGTTCTAATCTCAAAAGCCAAGAACTATCTACACAGCATGAAACGTCTGATGACTCTCTCTCAGATGTACCTAAAACTTCAGAAGATCTGGACAGCTCTGATGAAGTTGAGTCTTCAGAAGAAGTGCTACCCAGTTCTTCGAAAGTGTCTGTAATACCCCATGATCTCTTTTATTATCCACATTATAATGTTCCCATATCAGCAGTTTTGGACGCTTACCTTGAACCTTGTATTGAAGGTTATGATACTGGAAATGACAAAGCTTCTTCTGAAACAGTAACGGATGTTTTACATGAGAAGGGCTTACCAGAACAGAACTATGAGGAAGATGCTCCAGAGCCAGACTTAGGCAATAAGCTAGGTGGTGTCCCTCCATCAGAAATGGATACTGAGAATGGTGAGGAGGAAACAGCGGACATTAACAGTCACATAAATTCTTCCGATGAAAAAGAAGTGCCGTTACTAGTAGGAGAAGAGTTAGAAATTGAAAAAGATGGCAAAAAGGCTATCAACCACCAAGATTCCACTATTCCACAACATCCtgag CAGGCCATAGTAGAACATCTAGAGGATTTATCAATAGCCATAAAGAGACCCGAAAAAAGTAGCAATAGGGAGGAAGAAGTGAAAAATATGATCGAAGCAGATGACTTGCAGATCTCAGAAGTTGCCACTACTGCTCTGTCACAAGATAAACTGGAAGAAATTGCCGATTGTCAGGAATTTACCAG AACCAGTGACAGTGATTCCAACATCCATCTCCGAAAAAGATCTCCTAATACTTCTGAG gaaACCTGTGGTGAAAAAAAGATGACCGATATGGGTGAAAATCCATTAATCATTGG gaagaaaaaggactTGGAAGCAAGTGAGACTCCAGCACCAAGTCATGAGATTACAATTGCTGAGCAGCCAGAGCTATTCTACTTCATCATTTTCTTCTGGGTGCTGGTCTACTGCCTTTTACTGCTTCCTCAGCTTCTTAGCAACAAAGTTTGA